The following proteins come from a genomic window of Sorghum bicolor cultivar BTx623 chromosome 3, Sorghum_bicolor_NCBIv3, whole genome shotgun sequence:
- the LOC110433790 gene encoding SCAR-like protein 2 isoform X3 → MPLVRFEVRNEVGLGDPGLYGGGAAAAGAAAVAGNRGATASAAAAGEEEPKALLEGVAVAGLVGILRQLGDLAEFAADVFHDLHEQVIATSARGRKVLTRVQNIEAALPSLEKAVKNQKSHIHFAYVPGSDWHTQLQNEQNHLLASDLPRFMMDSYEECRDPPRLYLLDKFDTAGAGACVKRYSDPSYFKKAWDMTRADKTANLQREKRSQKIKRKGSRLREPYHGQATSRHRGTEFQRSLTAGQLVNSRQFASPSNDGQSISEHRSTPDARSNPDNISRSSSLSSKTQLSSVEQAFDAKPSAVPHENGHGKSLDTKLQKPGGLPSRILLNGTSVDDHSDYLKHCSQAGDMVPRSPHVKWDEKAAIIMSTSSVYCDDIVMDKAEDAEPTCISSVQKETGHKVMDALEQQDALLKKTKSLLVPSVLNHHDDIPGEADNYMDALNTLESETETESEFQTKNQGVPAPSFNAEAPQVGAIDNIVPQCPDSYVADFTDTCQESGILCASERAIDFPSLSNADSLEVSQLEVSDYTSVSPYRESSVTTNIHESGAEGAREDPCEIIEPLQVHSAILPNDGSPVCNEIPKSKPDDDLGYFPEIPQPGFSTCLVIPSNKESAVANENLESDAESVGDLIDGNNFVSGPNIANMVVDEVGFKMAPADKSSPGDHSDDSCVIPESRTQDYAGKSHEGVGDCGVIGVSELCSEPLNKSSGNICATQDVPTNTSTMSAGASEVSSSWSEPATQGVPANASTTSTVVPSVKLWTNAGLFGLEPSKPPVFGAQDGPREDTPPGFKEAQPVHSTEFTELHCSKPTESAVVDVPNGNTTITSSFVEKLVGIRPGSANLNSSGANQSAARIPDPIHSHADGHSDFSSSFEHNNMSGKHTSISELLESEGSAETGTGIYSTDMSNNVHMVSASSFSSIAQRFLANTLQRRTSSKYTDLPMSSERANADTSAKDESTINPVETVFAEETKFENKTENGMDGLTKSSIFSSRHYSEKSSPPLEYMKISFHPMSAFETSKLNLDFCDGNLHEISDDMMLPTFQLLSESSIPQPGSGSESEDDTFGRSYSYSSYDDLSPRLYSNSEAWDQEDGVGLEEHELYDDSNPIGSSTAPLSSYMGFEQMNLSGMKSDDSLANVGDQNVIGTLESSCTVEELPNFDTLMSRSDDQNGETSIPHNPVNLLPDEDQLPPPPPLPPMQWRMTRQTTSLEEETCITAKDMLRKTSSLPHIHTSAQEEHLPPTAPLDLQGNAKEVDVQKTGGVREITNPPSIIDIKSSLLQQIRDKANHVQLPVAIYFVN, encoded by the exons ATGCCGCTGGTCAGGTTCGAGGTGCGGAATGAGGTGGGGCTGGGGGACCCCGGCCTCTACGGCGGCGGAGCCGCTGCAGCCGGGGCCGCCGCCGTGGCGGGGAACAGGGGAGCCactgcctccgccgccgccgcgggggaAGAGGAGCCCAAGGCGCTGCTCGAGGGCGTCGCCGTCGCGGGGCTCGTCGGGATCCTGCGCCAGCTCGGAGATCTCGCGGA ATTTGCGGCTGATGTTTTCCATGATCTACACGAGCAAGTTATAGCTACGTCTGCCAGGGGTCGTAAGGTGCTGACTCGAGTACAGAACATTGAAGCAGCACTTCCATCTCTTGAAAAAGCTGTGAAGAATCAGAAGAGTCACATACATTTTGCCTATGTTCCGG GCTCTGATTGGCACACTCAGCTTCAAAATGAGCAAAATCACCTGCTAGCGAGTGATCTGCCTCGTTTTATGATGGATTCCTATGAAGAATGCCGAGATCCACCACGGCTTTACCTTCTCGATAA ATTTGATACTGCTGGCGCGGGGGCTTGTGTAAAGAGATATTCTGATCCATCCTATTTCAAGAAAGCATGGGATATGACGAGAGCAGACAAAACTGCTAATCTACAAAGAGAAAAGAGATCGCAGAAAATTAAG AGAAAAGGATCACGACTAAGGGAGCCATATCATGGGCAAGCCACATCTAGGCATAGGGGCACTGAATTTCAGCGATCACTTACTGCTGGCCAACTTGTTAACAG CAGGCAGTTTGCATCTCCCAGCAACGATGGTCAGAGCATCTCAGAGCATAGGTCTACACCTGACGCAAGATCTAATCCTGACAATATAAGCAGATCTTCTTCTCTTAGTTCGAAGACACAACTGAGTTCAGTAGAACAAGCTTTTGATGCAAAACCTTCTGCAGTTCCTCACGAGAATGGCCATGGCAAGTCATTGGATACTAAGTTGCAAAAGCCTGGTGGTCTGCCTTCACGCATACTACTTAATGGCACCAGCGTGGATGATCATAGTGACTATTTGAAGCATTGTTCCCAGGCAGGTGATATGGTTCCTAGATCACCTCATGTTAAATGGGATGAAAAGGCTGCAATTATCATGTCTACAAGTTCTGTCTACTGTGACGATATTGTTATGGATAAGGCTGAAGATGCAGAACCTACATGTATTAGCTCTGTGCAGAAAGAAACTGGCCATAAGGTAATGGATGCCTTGGAGCAGCAAGATGCCTTACTTAAAAAGACAAAATCACTGTTAGTGCCATCAGTCTTGAACCACCATGATGACATTCCAGGAGAAGCCGACAACTACATGGATGCACTTAATACACTTGAATCTGAGAcagaaactgaatctgaatttcAAACTAAGAATCAAGGGGTGCCAGCACCTTCCTTCAATGCTGAAGCACCTCAAGTGGGGGCAATTGATAATATTGTTCCACAGTGTCCCGATTCCTATGTTGCTGATTTTACTGACACATGTCAAGAATCTGGTATTCTTTGTGCTTCAGAAAGAGCAATTGATTTTCCCAGTTTGTCAAATGCAGATTCTCTTGAGGTCTCACAACTAGAAGTTTCAGACTATACATCTGTAAGTCCCTATAGAGAGTCATCTGTCACCACTAATATCCATGAGAGTGGTGCAGAGGGTGCTCGCGAAGATCCTTGTGAGATTATAGAGCCTCTGCAGGTCCATTCAGCCATACTTCCCAATGATGGATCCCCTGTTTGCAATGAAATACCCAAGAGTAAGCCAGACGATGATCTTGGGTACTTTCCCGAGATTCCTCAACCAGGTTTCTCCACCTGTTTGGTTATTCCGTCCAATAAAGAGTCTGCTGTTGCCAACGAAAACCTTGAAAGTGATGCAGAAAGTGTTGgtgatcttattgatggcaATAATTTTGTATCAGGACCTAACATTGCCAACATGGTAGTTGATGAGGTGGGTTTCAAgatggcacctgctgataaaagTTCACCTGGTGATCACTCTGATGACTCATGTGTTATTCCTGAAAGTAGGACTCAGGATTATGCTGGAAAGAGCCATGAGGGAGTTGGTGATTGTGGTGTGATTGGAGTGTCTGAATTATGTAGTGAGCCTCTTAACAAATCATCAGGTAATATATGTGCAACTCAAGATGTTCCTACAAATACGTCTACTATGTCTGCTGGTGCCAGTGAAGTGTCTAGTTCGTGGAGTGAGCCTGCAACTCAAGGTGTTCCTGCAAATGCCTCTACCACGTCTACTGTTGTACCATCTGTTAAACTCTGGACAAATGCTGGGCTCTTTGGACTTGAACCATCTAAACCTCCAGTATTTGGTGCCCAAGATGGTCCAAGGGAGGATACTCCACCTGGTTTTAAAGAAGCTCAACCAGTCCATTCAACTGAATTCACAGAACTGCACTGTTCAAAGCCGACTGAATCAGCAGTTGTAGATGTTCCAAATGGAAACACGACAATTACCAGCAGCTTTGTGGAAAAGCTTGTTGGTATCCGTCCTGGTTCTGCAAACCTCAATAGCTCAGGGGCCAATCAATCAGCAGCCAGAATACCCGATCCAATTCATAGTCATGCAGATGGGCACTCAGATTTTTCCTCATCCTTTGAGCACAATAACATGTCTGGCAAACATACTTCAATAAGTGAGCTTCTAGAATCTGAAGGAAGTGCTGAAACTGGCACCGGAATATACTCAACTGACATGAGTAATAACGTGCATATGGTGTCTGCATCAAGCTTTTCAAGCATTGCACAAAGATTTCTTGCTAATACACTTCAGAGAAGAACTTCTTCCAAATATACTGATCTTCCTATGTCATCTGAGAGGGCGAATGCTGATACAAGTGCAAAAGATGAATCTACTATAAATCCTGTTGAAACGGTATTTGCAGAGGAAACTAAGTTTGAGAACAAAACAGAAAATGGAATGGATGGATTAACCAAATCATCAATCTTTTCTAGCCGCCATTACTCTGAGAAATCGTCTCCACCACTTGAGTACATGAAAATATCTTTTCACCCTATGAGTGCATTTGAGACGTCAAAGCTGAACCTAGATTTCTGTGATGGCAATCTTCATGAAATTTCTGATGATATGATGTTACCAACATTTCAGTTACTTTCAGAGTCTTCCATTCCACAGCCAGGCAGTGGTTCTGAGTCTGAAGATGACACTTTTGGTAGGTCATATAGTTATTCTTCATATGATGATCTGAGTCCACGACTATATTCAAACTCTGAGGCGTGGGATCAAGAAGATGGAGTTGGGCTGGAGGAACATGAGTTGTATGATGATTCAAATCCGATAGGATCCTCAACAGCACCTTTATCTAGCTACATGGGATTCGAGCAGATGAACTTATCTGGCATGAAGTCAGATGATTCACTTGCAAATGTTGGGGATCAGAATGTAATAGGCACTTTAGAATCCTCCTGTACTGTTGAAGAACTTCCAAACTTTGACACATTGATGTCCAGAAGCGATGATCAAAATGGTGAAACCTCCATTCCACATAATCCGGTGAATTTGCTACCAGATGAAGATCAgttgccaccaccacctcctcttcCCCCAATGCAGTGGAGGATGACAAGACAAACAACTTCACTAGAAGAGGAAACATGCATTACAGCTAAAGATATGCTTAGGAAAACTTCAAGCCTACCACATATACACACCTCTGCCCAGGAAGAACACCTTCCTCCAACTGCACCACTGGATCTACAAGGCAATGCTAAGGAAGTG GATGTCCAGAAAACTGGTGGAGTAAGAGAAATTACTAATCCTCCTAGTATCATTGATATAAAGTCAAGTTTGCTTCAGCAGATCAGGGATAAG GCTAACCATGTCCAGCTTCCTGTGGCCATTTATTTTGTCAACTAA